A part of Solea solea chromosome 8, fSolSol10.1, whole genome shotgun sequence genomic DNA contains:
- the ubac1 gene encoding ubiquitin-associated domain-containing protein 1 — protein sequence MFVQEEKIFAGKVLKIHICTMDGTEWLEEVTEDTTVEKVKEKCLKHYVYGSVEDPKTLTHHKLIHAATERVLTDTKTVADENLKDKDVLLLIKKRPPPTPPKMADISTEEKKKQDNKAPDKDAILKATTSLSTRHTDRTVTQHNIRDFQTELRKILVSLIEVAQKLLALNPDAVELFKKANAMLDEDEEDRVDETALQQLTEMGFPESRAIKALRLNHMSVTQAMEWLIEHVDDPTVDTPLPGQDSSGAAGATAAAPPGPSTSASASASAPSPNLLRSLSSQSSTDESSRHDELTEIFKRIRRKREFRPDSRAVIALMEMGFDEKEVTDALRVNNNQQDAACEWLLGDRKPSPEDLDKGIDTNSPLFQAILENPVVQLGLTNPKTLLAFEDMLENPLNSAQWMNDPETGPVMLQISRIFQTLNRT from the exons ATGTTCGTCCAGGAAGAGAAGATATTCGCCGGCAAGGTGTTGAAAATACACATCTGCACCATGGATGGCACGGAGTGGCTGGAAGAGGTGACGGAAGACACCACTGTTGAGAAAGTAAAGGAGAAGTGCTTGAAACAT TACGTATATGGAAGTGTAGAAGACCCCAAAACACTCACCCACCATAAACTTATACACGCTGCTACAGAGAGAGTTCTCACCGACACTAAAACAGTCGCTGATGAAAACCTCAAAGATAAAG ACGTTTTGCTGCTTATAAAGAAAAGACCACCACCTACCCCTCCAAAGATGGCAGACATTAGTACAGAAGAAAAG AAGAAACAAGATAACAAAGCTCCAGACAAAGATGCGATCCTAAAAGCCACCACCAGCCTGTCCACACGCCACACTGACCGCACTGTTACCCAGCACAACATTAGAGAT TTTCAAACAGAGCTCAGAAAAATCCTGGTTTCTCTCATTGAAGTTGCCCAGAAGCTTCTTGCCTTGAACCCTGATGCTGTTGAACTCTTCAAAAAAGCCAATG CAATGttggatgaagatgaagaggatcGGGTGGATGAAACGGCACTTCAGCAGCTCACTGAGATGGGTTTCCCAGAGAGCAGGGCCATCAAAGCTCTCAGACTGAATCA CATGTCAGTGACCCAGGCCATGGAGTGGCTGATTGAACATGTAGATGACCCCACTGTAGACACGCCACTACCAGGCCAGGACTCTTCTGGGGCAGCAGGAGCCACAGCAGCTGCTCCGCCAGGCCCTTCTACCTCTGCCTCAGCGTCAGCCTCAGCCCCGAGTCCTAATCTTCTCCGCAGCCTCTCCAGCCAGTCGAGCACCGATGAAAGCAGCAGACACGATGAGCTCACTGAGATCTTCAAGAGGATCCGCAGGAAACGGGAGTTCAGACCAGACTCAAGA GCTGTCATTGCATTGATGGAGATGGGCTTTGATGAAAAGGAGGTGACTGATGCTCTGAGAGTCAATAATAACCAACAGGATGCTGCG TGTGAGTGGCTCCTGGGAGATAGAAAGCCGTCTCCTGAAGATCTAGACAAAGGCATTGACACCAACAGCCCGCTGTTCCAAGCCATTCTGGAGAATCCAGTGGTCCAGTTGGGTCTAACCAATCCCAAGACTCTGCTAG ctTTTGAAGACATGCTGGAGAATCCTCTCAACAGCGCCCAGTGGATGAACGACCCCGAGACCGGCCCAGTCATGCTCCAAATATCCAGAATCTTCCAGACCCTCAATCGCACATAG